The Puntigrus tetrazona isolate hp1 chromosome 3, ASM1883169v1, whole genome shotgun sequence genome contains a region encoding:
- the LOC122332328 gene encoding major histocompatibility complex class I-related gene protein isoform X2, with protein sequence MLYLILVYILSATHIVYSESGSHSLWVFATFLTGDGSVPFSEFTAVVMLDDIVIGRYNADERSFVPETVQESVNITEQMTISTVCKGIHEGMKTKAYYLIDHLNCTRGLHVQQRLVGCELLRDEPGRMMTLEAFNGESGFERRYSVQGDQHTDWKWPVIKSRAQLEYDAWLYAHFYRPLCISQLRKYLKKEQKRVMAKVRPRVRVIKRLRVETGIVQMVCLATGFYPRHINLTLLQDGQPVNEERIAGGELLPNPDGTYQMRKSVELSAEEQRERHTYTCTVTHLSLDNKLDISIEPGPDPVIVVPSVLLLLCVFGCLAAFKIWRRFSPAEQIIYAPASADEQTIEQQQT encoded by the exons ATGCTTTATTTAATCTTAGTGTACATACTGTCAGCCACGCATATTGTTTATTCGGAATCAG GGTCGCACTCGCTGTGGGTCTTTGCAACGTTTTTGACCGGAGACGGCTCAGTGCCGTTCTCGGAGTTCACTGCAGTTGTTATGCTGGATGATATTGTCATCGGTCGTTATAACGCAGATGAGAGGAGTTTTGTCCCGGAGACGGTGCAAGAATCCGTTAATATCACGGAACAAATGACTATATCGACAGTCTGTAAAGGCATACACGAGGGCATGAAAACCAAAGCATACTACTTAATTGATCACCTTAATTGTACAAGAG GCCTTCACGTGCAGCAGAGGCTGGTTGGATGTGAACTTCTCCGTGATGAGCCTGGCCGAATGATGACACTCGAGGCCTTTAATGGCGAGAGCGGCTTTGAACGACGGTATAGCGTTCAAGGAGACCAGCACACCGACTGGAAGTGGCCTGTCATAAAGAGTAGGGCACAGCTGGAGTACGATGCGTGGCTCTATGCCCACTTTTACCGCCCCTTGTGCATTAGCCAGCTtagaaaatatctaaaaaaggAGCAGAAGCGTGTGATGGCAAAAG TGAGGCCTAGAGTGAGAGTGATTAAACGGCTCCGTGTGGAGACAGGTATAGTTCAGATGGTCTGCCTGGCAACTGGTTTTTACCCTCGCCACATTAATCTGACCCTGCTTCAAGATGGCCAGCCAGTTAATGAGGAGAGGATCGCAGGAGGTGAACTGCTGCCCAACCCTGATGGAACCTATCAGATGAGGAAGAGCGTGGAACTCAGCGCCGAAGAGCAAAGAGAAAGACACACCTACACGTGTACTGTGACTCACCTCAGCCTGGATAACAAGCTTGACATCAGTATAG aacCTGGTCCTGATCCTGTTATTGTAGTTCCCTCTGTACTTctgttgttgtgtgtttttggatGTCTGGCTGCCTTTAAAATATGGAGAAGATTTTCACCGGCCGAGCAG ATCATCTACGCACCTGCCTCAG cTGATGAACAAACAATTGAACAACAGCAGACGTGA
- the LOC122332328 gene encoding major histocompatibility complex class I-related gene protein isoform X1 encodes MLYLILVYILSATHIVYSESGSHSLWVFATFLTGDGSVPFSEFTAVVMLDDIVIGRYNADERSFVPETVQESVNITEQMTISTVCKGIHEGMKTKAYYLIDHLNCTRGLHVQQRLVGCELLRDEPGRMMTLEAFNGESGFERRYSVQGDQHTDWKWPVIKSRAQLEYDAWLYAHFYRPLCISQLRKYLKKEQKRVMAKVRPRVRVIKRLRVETGIVQMVCLATGFYPRHINLTLLQDGQPVNEERIAGGELLPNPDGTYQMRKSVELSAEEQRERHTYTCTVTHLSLDNKLDISIEPGPDPVIVVPSVLLLLCVFGCLAAFKIWRRFSPAEQIIYAPASAADEQTIEQQQT; translated from the exons ATGCTTTATTTAATCTTAGTGTACATACTGTCAGCCACGCATATTGTTTATTCGGAATCAG GGTCGCACTCGCTGTGGGTCTTTGCAACGTTTTTGACCGGAGACGGCTCAGTGCCGTTCTCGGAGTTCACTGCAGTTGTTATGCTGGATGATATTGTCATCGGTCGTTATAACGCAGATGAGAGGAGTTTTGTCCCGGAGACGGTGCAAGAATCCGTTAATATCACGGAACAAATGACTATATCGACAGTCTGTAAAGGCATACACGAGGGCATGAAAACCAAAGCATACTACTTAATTGATCACCTTAATTGTACAAGAG GCCTTCACGTGCAGCAGAGGCTGGTTGGATGTGAACTTCTCCGTGATGAGCCTGGCCGAATGATGACACTCGAGGCCTTTAATGGCGAGAGCGGCTTTGAACGACGGTATAGCGTTCAAGGAGACCAGCACACCGACTGGAAGTGGCCTGTCATAAAGAGTAGGGCACAGCTGGAGTACGATGCGTGGCTCTATGCCCACTTTTACCGCCCCTTGTGCATTAGCCAGCTtagaaaatatctaaaaaaggAGCAGAAGCGTGTGATGGCAAAAG TGAGGCCTAGAGTGAGAGTGATTAAACGGCTCCGTGTGGAGACAGGTATAGTTCAGATGGTCTGCCTGGCAACTGGTTTTTACCCTCGCCACATTAATCTGACCCTGCTTCAAGATGGCCAGCCAGTTAATGAGGAGAGGATCGCAGGAGGTGAACTGCTGCCCAACCCTGATGGAACCTATCAGATGAGGAAGAGCGTGGAACTCAGCGCCGAAGAGCAAAGAGAAAGACACACCTACACGTGTACTGTGACTCACCTCAGCCTGGATAACAAGCTTGACATCAGTATAG aacCTGGTCCTGATCCTGTTATTGTAGTTCCCTCTGTACTTctgttgttgtgtgtttttggatGTCTGGCTGCCTTTAAAATATGGAGAAGATTTTCACCGGCCGAGCAG ATCATCTACGCACCTGCCTCAG cagcTGATGAACAAACAATTGAACAACAGCAGACGTGA